The Streptococcus mitis region GACCAAACGAGTTTGACCATTACCAGTTGAAATCATATCCAACATTTCACCCTTACGTTCAGAAAGGCTTTGGATAACAGATCCTTGGTATTCTTCTGGAGTGTCGATTTGAACACGTTCAAATGGTTCGCATTTAACACCATCGATTTCTTTTACGATAACCTCTGGACGAGATACTTGAAGTTCATATCCCTCACGACGCATTGTTTCGATAAGGATTGACAAGTGCAATTCTCCACGACCTGAAACTGTCCATTTATCTGGTGAATCAGTTGGGTCAACACGAAGGGAAACGTCTGTTTGCAATTCTGCCTGCAAGCGTTCTTCTACTTTACGAGAAGTCACCCATTTACCTTCTTTACCAGCAAATGGTGAGTTGTTGACCAAGAAAGTCATTTGAAGAGTTGGCTCATCGATGTGTAGGATTGGAAGAGCTTCAACTGCGTCTGTCGGAGTAATAGTTTCACCGACAAAGATGTCTTCCATACCTGAAACAGCAATCAAGTCACCTGCTTTGGCTTCTTGGATTTCACGACGTTCCAAACCAAAGAAACCGAAGAGTTTTGTAACACGGAAGTTTTTAGTTGTGCCATCAAGTTTAGAAAGGGTAACTTGGTCCCCAACCTTAACAGTACCACGGAAGACACGACCGATACCGATACGTCCAACGAAGTCATTGTAGTCCAAAAGTGACACTTGGAACTGCAAAGGCTCATCTGAGTTATCTACTGGAGCTGGGATATGGTCGATAATTGTGTCAAAGATTGGCGCCATAGTCGCTTCTTGGTCAGCTGGATCATCTGACAATGAAGAAGTTCCGTTGATCGCTGAAGCATACACCACTGGGAAATCAAGCTGGTCATCATCAGCCCCAAGCTCGATGAAAAGTTCCAAGACTTCGTCCACTACTTCAGCTGGACGAGCTGATGGCTTATCGATTTTATTGACAACCACGATTGGGACAAGGTCTTGTTCCAAGGCTTTTTTCAAAACGAAACGAGTCTGTGGCATGGTTCCTTCGTAGGCATCTACGACCAAGACAACACCATCAACCATTTTCATGATACGCTCAACTTCTCCACCGAAGTCCGCGTGTCCTGGGGTGTCCATGATGTTGATACGAGTTCCGTTGTAGGCTACAGCTGTATTTTTAGCAAGGATGGTAATTCCACGCTCTTTTTCGATATCGTTTGAGTCCATAGCACGCTCAGCCAATTCAGTACGTGCATCAAGCGTTTCTGATTGTTTCAATAATTCGTCAACGAGGGTTGTTTTACCGTGGTCAACGTGGGCGATAATCGCAATGTTACGGATATCTTCTCTTAATTTTGTCATGATTTCCTCTATAATATTCAAAATTTATTTTCTAACTGAACGATTATACCATAATTTCAAGTAAATAACATAATCCAAGCAAGTGTAAATGTTTTCACTCTGCTTTTCTTTTCACGTCAAGCCTTTTCAAAGCAGGCGACTTATGATAAGATAGGCACAGTATGCGTTTAGATAATTTATTAGCCCAAGAAAAAGTTAGCCGAAAGGCCATGAAGCAAGCACTCCTCAAAGGGGACATTCTCGTCGATAGTTGCCCAGCTCGCTCCCTAGCCCAAAATATCGATACAGGACTACAAGAACTCCTTTTTCAGGACCAAATCATTCACGGCTATGAACACACCTATCTTATGCTTCATAAGCCAGCTGGTGTCGTTACAGCCAACAAAGACAAGGAACTTCCGACCGTCATGGACCTCCTTCCGCCTGACATCCAGTCTGACAAGCTCTATGCCGTCGGCCGACTGGACCGAGATACGACAGGACTCCTCCTCTTGACCGATAACGGTCCCTTGGGCTTTCAGCTCCTCCATCCCCAGTATCATGTCGATAAGACTTATCATGTTGAGGTTAATGGACTTCTAACACCTGACCATGTCCAAGCCTTTCAAAAGGGAATTGTCTTTTTAGATGGTACTGTCTGTAAACCTGCAAGACTAGAGATTCTATCTGCAAGTCCTTCCTTCAGTCAAGCCTCCATCACCATTTCAGAAGGAAAATTTCATCAAGTCAAGAAAATGTTCCTCTCGGTTGGTGTCAAGGTGACCTCCCTCAAACGCACCCATTTTGGACCTTGGAGCTTGGATGAGAATCTTCAAGAGGGAGACTATCGCCCCCTCAACTCAGAAGAGCTGACAAACATTCGTGAATTTCTCAGAACAAGTGGTTAAAAAATGAGCTCGGAAACATCCAAGCTCGTTTTCTTATTTCTCAACTTTGACTTTCCCTTTCCAAGAATCCAAGCCATAAGAAAGGATATAAATCTCAGAAAAACCTTGTTTTTTCAAGTAAAGGGCCGCATTTGTGACACGTTGCGCACGTTGGTTTTCGTAGAGAAGGACAGGTTTATCCTTACGAAGGGCTGCAAGACTGGTCTTCAACTGACTTGAAGGAATATTGCGGGCTCCAAGGATATGCTTTCTGTGGAATTCAGCTGGGTCTCGCAAATCAATCAATTGACCTGTACGAATCAAGGCTTCAAACTCCTCATTGTCTACAATTTTAGCCGCACGGCGAATACGAAGATAGTTAAAGCCCATCCACGCCAACATTGCTAGTATAAGTGCCCACAAAATCCAAGTAACCATTAGTTCTTTTCTCCATTTTTCTCAATATAATCCAATTCTACCTTGTGCTCTCTGCGAAGAACCGCTTCCGCTTCCAGATAATCCAGTTTGTCCATCAGCCCTGCATCGTAAATCCGAGAGAGTTCCAACTTCATCAGTTCAATATCATATAAGCGTTTTCCCATATAAACAATAATACCAAATCGTTTAAGGAATTGCTGCACATCATAGAATGTTTTCATAAGACTCATTCTAGCAAATTTTTGTGTTTTTTTCAAGAAGAGACTCACACAAGAAGTATCACAGAAATTAAAAAAGCTGCATCTTCTGCAACTTTTTAATCCGGTGGAAAATAGCCCAACTGCTCAGCGATGTGAATCGCCTCCTGCCTGTTAGTCACTCCCAATTTTGAAAAGATATTGGCCAAGTGATTGGAAACTGTACGTTTACTCACATAGACCTTGTCACAAACATCATCAATGGTCAAGCCATTTCTAACCAGTTCTAGTATCTCGATTTCTCGTGGTGTTAGCACCTCTACCATCACTTCATCTGAAAAGACCTTACCACCTAGATAAATCTTTTCCAGTTTTTTCACCAACTCATCTGGGTCCATACTTTTGTCCAGAAAGCCATAAGCCCCCATAACTTTAGCTCGGTGTTCATACATTTTTTTACTGTAACCTGTCAAAATCACAACCTTACTAGAACAACCATTGTCGATAATCTCTTGTGCCAAGGTCAGCCCATCATCTTGATACAGACTCGTCAGGTTGATGTCAACCAAAATAATGTCGTAGTCATCAAAAGCAATCTCCGAAATAGTCGAAAAATTATCCACTAACTGGACCTTTTTAATGTTTTCCGATAACTCTAAAATCATCTTGATACTTTGGCTAAATAATTGATGATCATCAATTAACAAAATTTTCATAACACAACTCCTTATCAATCTGGAGAGTAATTTCTACACGAAATCTCTTATTATTTTCAAAAATCTGCATTTTACCACCTAAAACACTAATTTTATTAGACATATTTTTCAAGCCATAACCTAAGGATTTTTCTGTTTGAAGGCAGTCATTTTCAGAAATGATAAAAATAGCGTCATCATGCACATCAATCTTCAAAGAAATCGTTCCACCACTAGCGTACTTAACGGCATTGGTCACCAATTCCTCAACCAGACGATAGGCAATTTTATCGTAAGGAGATAAAAGCCTAAAGTGGACAGGAAACTGGGTGACGACTTCGTTTTCTGCGTGATAGCGCTTGATAATCCGATTAATCAGCCCTTGATACTGGATGTCTAACTGCTCATCTGTTTCTACCATTGGCTGATAATAATCCATCCGCTCGCGAATCCGCTGAACCAACTCCTCTGTCACCAGATTGATCTGTTCACCAAAAGCTTGATTGCTACTATATTTATTGAAATTTTTTATTGCCATCACATTTTGCAAGATTTCATTGTGAAGAAATTCGGAGAACTGTTGTTCTGTATCTTCATTTGCCAGCAGATTTTTCACCATACGGTTACGCTTTAAAAAGAGAACTTTTACATAATCCCTAGCATCTAGCATTTCAGCAGAACGAAAGAGGCGAATCAATTCTTCCGAACAAATCCCGAACAATAATAACATGATATTCAAGACCAAAAAGCTCGTGTTTAAGTCTAGACGAAAGATGATGAAAATGCCTACTAACAAAAACATAACCAGTAAAAACAAGCGTGAAAAAGCTTTTATATAGGACAACTTCAACTCTACTACCTTTTTCTGAAGAGAGTTAATAATTGTTTTGAGATGCAAAAAAGCAAGTATTCCAATAATCTCAAGATACCAGACTAGGTTCATCACTCCTGAGCCCCTCGTATTGATATACAAAAAGAAATAAGAAAGAGGCAATATTAAAGCTAATATCCACAAATTTCGTCTCTGATACTTGAGTTTACTTTTCAACTCTTTATGATATAAAATCAGTAAAATCAAGGGAACAAGGTTTAAAAAGAAAGACGCAAACAAGGACAGAAATAGAAAAATTGAAGGACTTAACAGATACGAACTAATGGTGATTAGTGTCAACACAAAGGACACACTCAACAGTTCTTCTCCTATTTTCTCTCCCAGAAAGATAATAGACAGAGAACTATACACCAATAAAAAAGAGTTGAGCGGATGAAGAATATCAAAAAAGTGCAATAGGGTGCTCGCAACTCCTTGATTAAATATGGATTGCCAGCTAATGAGAAACATCATCAGGAGCAACCAAAGTTTCAACTCACTATAGCGAAAGGTCACAATATTACAAATATAGCTAAATACAATTAAAGCAATAATCAGCAATAAAACCATCTGCAAGGAAAAATCTGTCGAAAAGTCCAGAGGAGTCCTATAATAAATATAAATCATTAAAGCTAGATGATTAAAAATCGTCAACCACCACAATAAAAGTGAGTTTTTCGAGAGCGATTTGACAAACTGTTTCATATGTATCTACTTCCTGAACTACTTTAATATCATTATAACACAATACCAGAATTGCAGGATAGGCAACTCTGGTATTTGACTTAATTTTCAATAATTTGCCAACTTACTCTGTAAGTCACTAGCAAGTAAAGGACAAATAGTAAGACCGCTACTCCCAGATAGGTGATATCAATAGAAATGCTGGTATTAGCGAAATTCTCAAAATAGCCCAAAAGAGCTGTACTCAAGGCAAGTGCTAGCGGACCTGCGATGACCAGCGGAACCAAGAAATAACTTAGAATCTGTTGCAAAAGAATAAAGCGATTTTGCTTTCTCTTGTTCCCAAGAAGGTATAAGATTTGATAATCATTTACACTATCCAAAGCACTTGTAGAAGTTTGAAGGGACAAGATACTGAGGGAAATAATGATAAAAATAACACTTACAAAAATCATTACAAAGACAATGACGCCCATAAATCCAAGATAAATCTCAAAAATTCTTCCTTTCGTTTGATAGGTGAACGGATTCAACTCTGCTCCATCACGAGTGAAGTAGTATTTTTCTATCCACTGACTTAAGAATGTTTCTACTTTCCGTTTGTCGATATTTTCTTTGAAATTGGCAACATAGGTCGTGTGGTCTTCCGTCAATCCAACTACTACCTTATCTGGTACAATTAAGGTTCCTGAGTCATTTGTAGTTACTGAAGATAAAAAATAAACTGTTTCAAGTGGCTTTGAAGAGGCAAGGTTGAGAGAATGACCGTTAATCATGAGGGTTTTGGTCGTTGATAGAAAGTCCTGGATCTGCTTGGCAGTTCCTTTATAGTTGGCATTGACTAGAAATTGGTCTTCTGCCAAGTCAACCTCTCTTTCACCTTGCAGTTTGCGGAGATGATTGTAGGCAGAAATTCCTAAAATCGGTACTTTTGATTCAGGAAGTTTCTTATCATGCTCCCAGAGATTGCTAGTATCAATCAAATCTTTATAGGTTAAATCACTAGAATAGATAGGATAGCTGTACTCCTCTTTGATGAGGTTAAAGTCAAAGCCATCGGCTTTCAGCCTATCTTTTACAGAATCCTGAGCAAATTGGAACTCTTGACCACGATAAAGATTGACAGTTACATCATAAGGTGAGTATTTGTTCAGCTCTCGGTTCATAGTCGTATAGGCACTACCACTAAAAACGAGTAAGCTGAGAGCCAGTGTCAAGGTCAAGGATAAGACAGCCAACGTGACCGAATTACTATCAGCTTGTTTTGAAAATTGACGGATTTTAAAAGTGTTTAGTTTGTTATAGTAGGTTTGAGGCAGTTTTCTAAGGGAGACCAAGATAAAATGGCTCAAGGTATTGTAAAATAAAATCACAAAAATCACGAAGACAGATACCAGCAAGATACCCCAGCTTTTCAAGAATGATAGATGGTGATAGTCTGAAAAATAGAGAGCACCAAAACCGATAACAGCTGTCGAAAGAATAAAGAGAAGTGCTTGAAGAACTGGCTTGCCTTTTGCCAAGACAGATTTCTTGACCCCATTCTCTTGAATAAGTGCAATGATATTTTGCTTTCTAAAGGTAAGAATGTCCATGACACCAACAATAAAACTGGTTACCAAATAGGAATAAACTAGTAAGATGACAGACTTGCTATCAAAGAAAAGCAGACTACCAAAGTAATTAGCCATAAAAAACTCAGATGCAATCTTAGCTAGAATGACCAGTAAGATCAATCCAAGCAAGAAACCTAGAATCAAGGAAAAGATATTGACCAGCATGGTTTCAAAGAACAGGGTACGGATAATCTGCTTCTTCTTCATTCCCAGCGTTGCATAAAGTCCCAACTCTTTCTTGCGCCGTCCCAGCACAAAATTTGTGGCGTAAACGATGAGAAAGGCAATCGCCGATAGAATCAGATAGGAAAGCAAGTCCATGTACTGGCTCATCACCGTCGTTAACATTTCCTTTGCTCCTGATAAACTTTGCATCACTGGATGGCTTGGTAAAGCATTAAAAGCGTAGAGCAAGCTATAAATCAAGGTCAGACTGAAAAAATAGATGGTATAGGTCTGTAAATTTCGAAATACATTTCGTAAAATTAATTTTGGATACATACTCTCCTCCTCCTATCTGGTACGGCTGTAAATCTCTTGCAAATACTGTTCATTAGATAAGCTGTTACGTTCCAAATCATCCATAATCTTTCCATCGCTAAGTAGCACCATCCGTGAGGAATACTTTGCTGCAGCAGGGTCATGCGTAACCAGTAAAATGGTAATACCAAAACTTTTATTGATTTCCTGCAAAAGTGCCATCAGTTTTTCAGAATTGGCAGAGTCCAAGGCTCCTGTCGGCTCATCTGCGATAATCAGTTTAGAATCATCAATCAAGGCTCTAGCAGTTGCCACACGTTGTCGCTGACCACCTGATAACTGATTAGGAAACTTATCTTTTAAGTTTTGAATGGCCAACTTATCCAAAATTTCCTCAATCTTATCCTGATGTTTTTTGATATTTTTCCCCTGAATCTGGAGAGGTAGGACGATATTTTCATAAACTGTCAAGGTTTCCACCAAGTTGTAGGCTTGGAAAATATAGGAAATGTTTTTAGCACGATAGTCAGCTAGTTCATTTTCCTTGGCATGGATGATATCAAAATCTTCAAATCGAATCTCACCTGATGTTGGTTTATCAATCGTTGAAATACAGTTGAGAAGTGTTGTTTTTCCACTACCACTAGCCCCCATAATTGCCAGAAATTCACCTTTTTCAACGGACAGGTTCACATCTGATAAAGCATGAACGATATTATCACCTTGACCAAATGTTTTCGTTAATCCTGTTACAATAAGCTGTTTCATCATTTCATTCCTCCGTTTATTTATTACTCTCTCATTATACGGTTCCTTTCAATGTTTGGCATGAGTATTTTGTGCAATATATTCAAGTTATAAAAAACCGATGCCTTTTTCAGGTATCGGTCAATGTTGATTATTTGCGATCGTTTCTTTTTTTCATAAAGTAAACAATCCCTATGACAACAACTCCTAAGACCAGTACAGGTGCATAGAATTCTAGTGTTCCAATAATTCCTTCCATTTTATCCTCCTGTCAAAAAATAGAGGTAGTTTTATCCACAGCGCACGTTTGGCGAAATATATTCATAAGAATATGCAAACCACCAAGCACAGCGCCCCTGTGCTGTTAATCTAACAGCCGTACACCACCCAGCAACAGATTTACCATCCAATTCTTGGCTATTAATTCCATAATCCAAAGAATCTATCTCAAAGTTGTCTTGGTTTGTTTGTATTTCTTCCGTAAATATAACACCAAATCAAAATGTTGTCAATGTTTTGTAATAAAACACTAGAATTTTCCTTTTGTTTTATCTAACAACGAACATTATTTCTCGTATACTCATAAGAATAGGTGAAACACAATCCACAGAGACCTGCTACTGTCATTTTAAAAGCTGTGTACCACTAGCTTCTGATTGCGCGGAAAGTTCTTGCTTTTCAACCTCGAAACTTAGAGAATCAATTTCTAAACGATTTGTATTTTTAGCCATAAGGTTGCCTCCTTCCTTCTTTTGGATGATCATCTTTACAGTAACTAGTATAAACTCTAGTATTGGCTAAGTAATGAGTAAATCGTGCAAGTTTCTTATTTTCGAGAAAAATTTTTAATCTTATTTACTAAATGATTTAGAAGTTTCTTCTTAACTACTTTACAGAGGCTCACACACTCCCCCTGATTTTCCTATCTTCTTTGGCGATTCTGACGCAAGTGTGGTACAATAAAAACATGAGAATTCAACAATTACATTATATTATCAAAATCGTCGAAACTGGCTCCATGAATGAGGCAGCCAAGCAACTCTTTATCACTCAACCTAGTCTTTCCAATGCAGTAAGAGATTTGGAAAATGAAATGGGCATTGAAATCTTTATCCGCAATCCCAAGGGTATTACCTTGACCCGTGATGGCATGGAATTCCTCTCTTATGCCCGTCAGGTTGTCGAGCAAACTCAGCTTCTAGAAGAACGCTATAAAAATCCTGTTGCCCACCGCGAACTCTTTAGCGTTTCCTCTCAACACTATGCCTTTGTGGTCAATGCCTTTGTCTCTCTGCTCAAGAAAAGTGATATGGAGAAATACGAGCTCTTCCTTCGTGAAACTCGGACTTGGGAGATTATCGACGACGTCAAGAACTTCCGTAGTGAGGTCGGTGTCCTATTTTTGAACAGCTACAACCGTGATGTTTTAACGAAAATGCTGGATGACAACCACCTGCTGGCTCACCATCTTTTTACCGCCCAGCCTCATATCTTTGTCAGTAAGACCAACCCTCTGGCAAAAAAAGACAAGGTCAAACTATCTGATTTAGAAAACTTCCCTTACCTCAGCTATGACCAAGGGACGCACAACTCCTTCTACTTTTCAGAAGAGATTCTGTCCCAAGAACACCACAAGAAATCTATCGTAGTCAGCGACCGTGCTACCCTCTTTAATCTCTTGATTGGTCTGGACGGATATACCATTGCGACAGGGATTTTGAACAGCAACCTTAACGGAGACAATATCGTTTCCATCCCATTGGATATTGACGACTCCATTGAGCTGGTTTATATCCAGCATGAAAAAACCAGCCTCTCTAAGATGGGGGAACGCTTTATCGACTATCTCCTAGAAGAAGTTCAGTTTGATAGTTGAGAATCAGTCTAAATCGAATAAGCTAAAAACCTCAAGAACTAGCTTTCAACCCTAGCTCTTGAGGTTTTTTCTCTAATAATAAATCAAGAGGATTTTATAAAATCTTATTTTTTAAACCAAAATATAGACAGAATTACAACAAGGACAAGTCCAGCTCCTGCAACCAGTCCAAATACTGGAATGTTTTCAAATAGTTTTTGTTCTGGCTGTGTCTCCTCACTAGTTTCTTGAGTTGATTCTGCCACTGTATCACCTTGTTTCGCCACGTCTTGTTCTGCTTTTTTCTCTATTTTCTTAGGACCATAAGTTGGATTAACAAAAGCTACTTGTTTAGTCGGTTTGGAGTAGTCTTCTGCTCCTTCTTTGACTCGCCATGACACAGAATATAAAGTCCGTCCCTCCAATACCATTCCTAAATCAATTCGCTCACCAGGAGGCAAACCTCCACCTAAACCGACACTAAAAGCAAACTCTTGATCCTCCTGATTCTCTTTTAAGACAATAAATCCATTCTCACTCACTTTTTTAAGACGGGATACCTTCCCCCTAATATCTGCATCCTTAAAGGTTCCAGTGTAGCTTCCATCCTCTCCTAAAATAAGTGATGAAGCTTTACCATGCTTCCCATTATTTGGCTCTTTATTAATCCAAGTACCTACTAACTCGGATGGGAGAGGAATTTCATCACCAATTTTAGCATCAACAAGGGACTTAGGCATAGGAGGATTCGGATCCATATTATCTCCAATAATCGGGAGATTTAGAGAAGTATATTCAATAGTTGAGGTGTCTATTTTTGTTTTAGAATCAAGATTTAACTCGTCTAGATCACCTTCTCCTGCTCTAAATTGACTTTGTTTAATTAAAGTTGGCTCTTTATTTTCTTTAGAAAGTTGAAACAATCTATATGACATAATCCCTGGAACACTTTCAAAAACAATAATACTTCCATCTGTGTAGGTATTAATAACTGTCCCCATTCTAAGACTTGTATCCCAAAATCTATCAAATAATGGAGTGGGAGTATTACCATTCATATAATATACTTCAAACAGTTCCCATTTTTCACCATTGATTAGATTGATTAGACCGATTAATAACTCATCCGTCCCATTTTTATCAATATCCATCAAAGCGTAACCAAGTCTATTAGCATTATTTTCAAATAGCTGTTTGCTCTCCCACTTCTCAGTAATTTGTGGCAATAGTTGGTTGTAGGCAGTATTGTCAGCTTGGGCTGAATCCACTAGTGAAAATAAGCCGCAAAACAAACCCAAGCAGGTAATTATTTTTATAATTTTCTTCATACTATTTCTAATTTTAATTTCACCTATATAAATTAATAAAAATTATTTTGATGGTAATGGTTATGCGTATGGTAATGATTTTCCTGAACACGTAAATTTCTTAGGTAATCAACTGCTTCTTCTGTATTTCTACGAATTCCATCTAACTGCTGTAATTGCAAAGTTTGAACATAATTGTTATATCTTAATGCTTGAAGCATTTTCTTAGTATCAATATATTGTTCCCTTTGTAATTGTAGCATTTCTTTCTGATAGTTCAACTGTAATTCTTTATATTTTGTATCATCATATAAATTTACAAGTTCCTTCATATTATCAGCTTTAAAATTTTCTAAAGCTCCGATAAAAAACTCTATAGCTTCTATGAAATAATAATCTTTGGGATACCATCCACTACCAAAAGCCACTAGAGCTCCTGCAGCTTCTTGCATCTCTATTTCACACTGCTGTTGCTCTTCTTTAATTTCTTGTTCACGTTTAATCTGTCTATCATAATCAGACTGTCTCATACCTGAATTTTTAATAAGTTGTTTATTATCATCATCAATTAGCTTATTAATAAAGTCAACCCATTTAGGATACCAAATTTTACCTAAAATAGAAGTTAAATAAAGCATCCCTAAAGTTACAATTGAAAAAAATATACCGTCAAATAAGTTAAAACTTATTAAG contains the following coding sequences:
- the typA gene encoding translational GTPase TypA; this translates as MTKLREDIRNIAIIAHVDHGKTTLVDELLKQSETLDARTELAERAMDSNDIEKERGITILAKNTAVAYNGTRINIMDTPGHADFGGEVERIMKMVDGVVLVVDAYEGTMPQTRFVLKKALEQDLVPIVVVNKIDKPSARPAEVVDEVLELFIELGADDDQLDFPVVYASAINGTSSLSDDPADQEATMAPIFDTIIDHIPAPVDNSDEPLQFQVSLLDYNDFVGRIGIGRVFRGTVKVGDQVTLSKLDGTTKNFRVTKLFGFFGLERREIQEAKAGDLIAVSGMEDIFVGETITPTDAVEALPILHIDEPTLQMTFLVNNSPFAGKEGKWVTSRKVEERLQAELQTDVSLRVDPTDSPDKWTVSGRGELHLSILIETMRREGYELQVSRPEVIVKEIDGVKCEPFERVQIDTPEEYQGSVIQSLSERKGEMLDMISTGNGQTRLVFLVPARGLIGYSTEFLSMTRGYGIMNHTFDQYLPLIPGEIGGRHRGALVSIDAGKATTYSIMSIEERGTIFVNPGTEVYEGMIIGENSRENDLTVNITKAKQMTNVRSATKDQTAVIKTPRILTLEESLEFLNDDEYMEVTPESIRLRKQILNKAEREKANKKKKSAE
- a CDS encoding 16S rRNA pseudouridine(516) synthase, with protein sequence MRLDNLLAQEKVSRKAMKQALLKGDILVDSCPARSLAQNIDTGLQELLFQDQIIHGYEHTYLMLHKPAGVVTANKDKELPTVMDLLPPDIQSDKLYAVGRLDRDTTGLLLLTDNGPLGFQLLHPQYHVDKTYHVEVNGLLTPDHVQAFQKGIVFLDGTVCKPARLEILSASPSFSQASITISEGKFHQVKKMFLSVGVKVTSLKRTHFGPWSLDENLQEGDYRPLNSEELTNIREFLRTSG
- a CDS encoding rhodanese-like domain-containing protein → MVTWILWALILAMLAWMGFNYLRIRRAAKIVDNEEFEALIRTGQLIDLRDPAEFHRKHILGARNIPSSQLKTSLAALRKDKPVLLYENQRAQRVTNAALYLKKQGFSEIYILSYGLDSWKGKVKVEK
- a CDS encoding YqgQ family protein; translated protein: MSLFLKKTQKFARMSLMKTFYDVQQFLKRFGIIVYMGKRLYDIELMKLELSRIYDAGLMDKLDYLEAEAVLRREHKVELDYIEKNGEKN
- a CDS encoding response regulator produces the protein MKILLIDDHQLFSQSIKMILELSENIKKVQLVDNFSTISEIAFDDYDIILVDINLTSLYQDDGLTLAQEIIDNGCSSKVVILTGYSKKMYEHRAKVMGAYGFLDKSMDPDELVKKLEKIYLGGKVFSDEVMVEVLTPREIEILELVRNGLTIDDVCDKVYVSKRTVSNHLANIFSKLGVTNRQEAIHIAEQLGYFPPD
- a CDS encoding ATP-binding protein, with the translated sequence MLLLFGICSEELIRLFRSAEMLDARDYVKVLFLKRNRMVKNLLANEDTEQQFSEFLHNEILQNVMAIKNFNKYSSNQAFGEQINLVTEELVQRIRERMDYYQPMVETDEQLDIQYQGLINRIIKRYHAENEVVTQFPVHFRLLSPYDKIAYRLVEELVTNAVKYASGGTISLKIDVHDDAIFIISENDCLQTEKSLGYGLKNMSNKISVLGGKMQIFENNKRFRVEITLQIDKELCYENFVN
- a CDS encoding FtsX-like permease family protein — translated: MYPKLILRNVFRNLQTYTIYFFSLTLIYSLLYAFNALPSHPVMQSLSGAKEMLTTVMSQYMDLLSYLILSAIAFLIVYATNFVLGRRKKELGLYATLGMKKKQIIRTLFFETMLVNIFSLILGFLLGLILLVILAKIASEFFMANYFGSLLFFDSKSVILLVYSYLVTSFIVGVMDILTFRKQNIIALIQENGVKKSVLAKGKPVLQALLFILSTAVIGFGALYFSDYHHLSFLKSWGILLVSVFVIFVILFYNTLSHFILVSLRKLPQTYYNKLNTFKIRQFSKQADSNSVTLAVLSLTLTLALSLLVFSGSAYTTMNRELNKYSPYDVTVNLYRGQEFQFAQDSVKDRLKADGFDFNLIKEEYSYPIYSSDLTYKDLIDTSNLWEHDKKLPESKVPILGISAYNHLRKLQGEREVDLAEDQFLVNANYKGTAKQIQDFLSTTKTLMINGHSLNLASSKPLETVYFLSSVTTNDSGTLIVPDKVVVGLTEDHTTYVANFKENIDKRKVETFLSQWIEKYYFTRDGAELNPFTYQTKGRIFEIYLGFMGVIVFVMIFVSVIFIIISLSILSLQTSTSALDSVNDYQILYLLGNKRKQNRFILLQQILSYFLVPLVIAGPLALALSTALLGYFENFANTSISIDITYLGVAVLLFVLYLLVTYRVSWQIIEN
- a CDS encoding ABC transporter ATP-binding protein, giving the protein MKQLIVTGLTKTFGQGDNIVHALSDVNLSVEKGEFLAIMGASGSGKTTLLNCISTIDKPTSGEIRFEDFDIIHAKENELADYRAKNISYIFQAYNLVETLTVYENIVLPLQIQGKNIKKHQDKIEEILDKLAIQNLKDKFPNQLSGGQRQRVATARALIDDSKLIIADEPTGALDSANSEKLMALLQEINKSFGITILLVTHDPAAAKYSSRMVLLSDGKIMDDLERNSLSNEQYLQEIYSRTR
- a CDS encoding QVPTGV class sortase B protein-sorting domain-containing protein encodes the protein MEGIIGTLEFYAPVLVLGVVVIGIVYFMKKRNDRK
- the slmA gene encoding salivaricin M family lantibiotic, with product MFTEEIQTNQDNFEIDSLDYGINSQELDGKSVAGWCTAVRLTAQGRCAWWFAYSYEYISPNVRCG
- a CDS encoding LysR family transcriptional regulator, with amino-acid sequence MRIQQLHYIIKIVETGSMNEAAKQLFITQPSLSNAVRDLENEMGIEIFIRNPKGITLTRDGMEFLSYARQVVEQTQLLEERYKNPVAHRELFSVSSQHYAFVVNAFVSLLKKSDMEKYELFLRETRTWEIIDDVKNFRSEVGVLFLNSYNRDVLTKMLDDNHLLAHHLFTAQPHIFVSKTNPLAKKDKVKLSDLENFPYLSYDQGTHNSFYFSEEILSQEHHKKSIVVSDRATLFNLLIGLDGYTIATGILNSNLNGDNIVSIPLDIDDSIELVYIQHEKTSLSKMGERFIDYLLEEVQFDS